A section of the Marinoscillum sp. 108 genome encodes:
- a CDS encoding acyl-CoA reductase, whose translation MTLSERIEAFSILGDKIRAISNDSLEEYARRAQLHNQWFTKENVSRAFEGIAFMLKKEKLQQWLEPYEPLSPEVPKITGIIMAGNIPMVGFHDLLSVLVTGHFATIKTSSQDTYLVKLLIDWLLEIEPRFKKNLEIRERLTAIDALIATGSDNTARYFEYYFRNHPRVIRKNRTSVAILDGSETETELKALGKDIFWYFGLGCRNVSKVFVPTNYDPRGFFEANEALNYLGDHNKYRNNYDYHKSILLVNGVKHLDNGFLLWQPSEELVSPISILYAEEYENLETLNTKLAANADKLQCIVGKGHTPFGQAQTPEVWDYADGVDTVAFLKDL comes from the coding sequence ATGACGTTATCAGAAAGAATTGAAGCATTTTCAATATTAGGGGACAAAATTCGGGCTATTTCCAACGATTCTCTGGAGGAATATGCCCGAAGAGCTCAGTTGCACAACCAATGGTTCACCAAAGAAAATGTTTCGAGGGCCTTCGAAGGCATTGCTTTTATGCTGAAAAAAGAGAAACTCCAGCAATGGCTGGAGCCTTATGAACCACTTTCTCCAGAGGTGCCAAAAATCACCGGAATCATCATGGCCGGAAATATTCCTATGGTAGGTTTTCACGACCTGCTTTCTGTGCTCGTCACTGGCCATTTCGCGACCATCAAAACGAGTAGTCAGGATACCTATCTGGTAAAGCTACTGATTGACTGGCTCCTGGAAATAGAGCCCAGATTTAAAAAGAACCTAGAAATACGAGAACGTCTGACGGCTATTGATGCGCTGATCGCCACTGGCAGTGACAATACCGCACGCTATTTTGAGTACTATTTTCGCAATCACCCCCGGGTAATTCGTAAAAACCGAACCTCTGTAGCCATACTGGATGGCAGCGAAACAGAAACAGAGTTAAAGGCACTGGGGAAAGACATCTTCTGGTATTTCGGACTTGGCTGTAGAAATGTCTCAAAGGTTTTTGTACCAACAAATTACGATCCACGAGGCTTTTTTGAAGCCAACGAAGCGCTAAACTACCTGGGAGATCACAATAAATACCGCAACAATTACGACTATCACAAGTCCATCTTGCTGGTGAATGGAGTGAAGCACCTGGACAATGGTTTTTTGTTGTGGCAACCCTCCGAGGAGCTCGTCTCCCCTATTTCCATTCTATATGCAGAGGAATATGAGAACCTTGAAACGCTGAACACCAAACTAGCAGCCAATGCAGACAAGCTACAATGCATCGTAGGGAAGGGACATACGCCTTTTGGGCAAGCACAAACCCCTGAGGTTTGGGATTATGCAGACGGTGTGGATACGGTTGCGTTTTTAAAGGATCTTTAA
- a CDS encoding putative toxin-antitoxin system toxin component, PIN family, which yields MINRVVVDTNLWISFLITRKYSFLETLINSNKIKLLFSSELLTEFIEVAKRPKFKSYFNESDLDRILQFMKEFSELIEIQSDVHLCRDENDDFLINLCIDGNANYLLTGDHDLLSIGVINNTKIVSYGDFMEEMSLH from the coding sequence ATGATAAATAGGGTTGTAGTCGATACAAACCTCTGGATTTCTTTCCTAATTACTCGGAAATACTCCTTTCTCGAAACCCTTATCAATAGCAATAAGATAAAATTGCTCTTTTCCTCTGAGTTGCTAACAGAATTTATTGAGGTAGCCAAAAGACCTAAATTCAAATCATATTTTAATGAATCCGATTTGGATAGAATCCTTCAATTCATGAAAGAATTTTCTGAGCTCATTGAGATTCAGTCAGATGTACACCTTTGTCGTGATGAAAATGATGATTTCCTCATAAATCTATGCATCGATGGTAATGCCAACTACCTGCTTACAGGCGATCACGATCTTCTCTCCATCGGAGTAATAAATAACACCAAAATCGTATCATATGGTGATTTCATGGAAGAAATGAGTCTTCACTAA
- a CDS encoding pseudouridylate synthase: MIALLLPYRETHFHHVIGSSPTKDHFFITFPRPISEDELPEHFSDPFSDEPHPLCILAAEKLQKYLRQQDWEHNFGLESERTENVIGKMFGVLVVRTAEGEIGYLSAFSGKMGGKNHYPGFVPPVYDGLKEGSFLNLGMQELTRINREIEQLMESQPNDHMEKIDALKDLRRSNSMALQDKVFDHYHFLNKDGKEKSLRDLFPNNPPGGAGECAGPKLLQHAFIHHMQPLAMAEFWWGQSPKSGFWKHRQFYPACRQKCEPILAHMLWGTKIV; encoded by the coding sequence GTGATTGCTCTACTTTTGCCTTACAGAGAAACACACTTTCATCACGTGATCGGATCCAGTCCAACTAAAGACCACTTCTTTATTACCTTCCCCCGACCCATCAGCGAAGATGAATTACCGGAGCACTTCTCAGATCCTTTTTCCGATGAACCACACCCACTTTGCATATTGGCCGCTGAAAAACTTCAGAAGTATCTGCGTCAGCAGGATTGGGAGCACAATTTTGGTTTGGAAAGTGAGCGGACAGAAAATGTGATAGGGAAGATGTTTGGCGTACTGGTGGTCCGCACCGCGGAAGGTGAAATCGGATATCTTTCAGCTTTTTCGGGAAAAATGGGTGGTAAAAATCATTACCCAGGATTTGTTCCGCCGGTTTATGATGGTCTAAAAGAGGGTAGTTTTTTGAACCTTGGGATGCAGGAGCTCACCCGGATCAATCGGGAGATCGAGCAATTGATGGAGTCTCAACCTAACGATCATATGGAAAAGATTGACGCGCTGAAAGATCTGCGGCGAAGTAACTCCATGGCCTTGCAGGACAAAGTATTTGATCATTACCATTTCCTCAACAAGGATGGCAAAGAGAAGAGTCTGAGGGATCTTTTCCCGAATAATCCTCCGGGAGGAGCGGGAGAATGTGCCGGGCCAAAGTTACTCCAGCATGCCTTTATTCATCATATGCAGCCATTGGCCATGGCAGAATTTTGGTGGGGACAATCACCTAAGTCAGGATTTTGGAAGCATCGCCAATTTTATCCGGCTTGTCGTCAGAAGTGCGAGCCCATTTTGGCACACATGCTTTGGGGCACGAAGATCGTTTAG
- a CDS encoding aconitate hydratase, with protein sequence MAFDIEMIKKVYASIGERVNKAKEVTGKPLTLAEKILYSHLYEGNPSESFKRGESYVDFAPDRIACQDATAQMALLQFMQAGKSKVAVPTTVHCDHLIQAKIGAASDLQSALNSSNEVFNFLESVSNKYGIGFWKPGAGIIHQVVLENYAFPGGMMIGTDSHTVNAGGLGMVAVGVGGADAVDVMAGMAWELKFPKLIGVKLTGKLNGWASPKDVILKVAGILTVKGGTGAIVEYFGDGAKSMSCTGKGTICNMGAEIGATTSTFGYDESMERYLRATGRSEVADLANGVKEHLTGDDEVYANPEQYFDQVIEINLSELEPHVNGPFTPDLATPISEMAAKAAKNDWPTKVEWGLIGSCTNSSYEDISRAASIAEQALAKGLKPAAEFGINPGSEQVRFTVERDGFLNTFEKLGTKIFTNACGPCIGQWDRAGADKKEKNTIVHSFNRNFSKRADGNPNTHAFVTSPEMVAAIAISGNLGFNPITDTLTNDKGEQVKLDPPTGWELPEKGFDVEDPGYLAPAEDGSGVQIKVNPDSKRLQLLEPFAPWDGKNITGAKLLIKAKGKCTTDHISMAGPWLRFRGHLDNIANNTLTGAVNAFNDETDKVKSQLDGTYAGVPDTQRAYKAAGVPTIVVGDHNYGEGSSREHAAMQPRHLGVKAVLVKSFARIHETNLKKQGMLALTFANEADYDRIQEADTFDFVDLTEFAPGKQLTIVAKHEDGSSDTIKVNHTYNAGQIGWFKAGSALNLIKLQNNS encoded by the coding sequence ATGGCATTTGATATAGAAATGATCAAAAAGGTCTATGCGAGTATAGGCGAACGTGTAAATAAGGCAAAAGAAGTAACCGGAAAGCCACTCACACTGGCTGAGAAGATTTTGTACAGTCACCTGTACGAAGGCAACCCTTCTGAATCTTTTAAGCGAGGAGAATCTTATGTCGATTTTGCACCAGATCGAATCGCTTGCCAGGATGCGACCGCCCAAATGGCACTGCTGCAGTTTATGCAGGCCGGAAAAAGCAAAGTAGCTGTGCCTACTACAGTACATTGCGATCACCTGATACAGGCGAAGATTGGAGCGGCTTCTGATTTGCAAAGTGCACTCAATAGCAGTAACGAGGTATTCAACTTTTTGGAATCTGTATCAAACAAATACGGGATTGGTTTCTGGAAGCCAGGTGCTGGTATCATTCACCAGGTGGTATTGGAAAATTATGCATTCCCTGGGGGAATGATGATTGGTACCGACTCACACACCGTGAATGCAGGCGGCCTGGGTATGGTGGCTGTAGGGGTCGGTGGAGCCGATGCTGTGGATGTGATGGCTGGAATGGCCTGGGAGCTGAAATTCCCAAAACTCATCGGTGTGAAACTGACAGGAAAGCTGAACGGATGGGCTTCACCGAAAGATGTGATTTTGAAAGTGGCAGGTATTCTAACTGTAAAAGGAGGTACTGGTGCCATTGTTGAATATTTTGGCGACGGAGCTAAGAGCATGTCATGTACAGGAAAAGGCACCATCTGTAATATGGGTGCAGAGATTGGAGCTACCACTTCCACTTTTGGATATGACGAGTCTATGGAGCGCTACCTCAGAGCCACAGGCAGAAGCGAGGTAGCTGACCTAGCCAATGGGGTGAAGGAGCATTTGACTGGTGATGATGAGGTTTATGCTAATCCAGAGCAATATTTCGATCAGGTGATTGAAATCAACCTATCAGAGTTGGAGCCGCATGTCAATGGTCCATTTACGCCTGACTTGGCAACTCCTATTTCAGAGATGGCGGCTAAGGCTGCTAAAAACGACTGGCCAACAAAAGTAGAGTGGGGCTTGATCGGATCATGTACCAATTCTTCTTATGAGGACATCTCCAGGGCCGCATCTATTGCAGAGCAGGCTTTGGCCAAAGGGCTCAAACCAGCAGCGGAGTTTGGTATCAATCCGGGTTCTGAGCAGGTAAGATTTACCGTGGAGCGAGACGGATTCCTTAATACTTTTGAGAAACTAGGTACCAAGATATTTACCAATGCCTGTGGGCCTTGTATAGGTCAGTGGGACCGTGCAGGTGCTGACAAAAAGGAGAAAAACACGATTGTTCATTCGTTCAATAGGAATTTTTCTAAGAGGGCAGATGGTAATCCTAATACCCATGCTTTTGTGACTTCACCTGAGATGGTGGCTGCGATCGCCATTTCGGGTAATCTTGGCTTTAACCCAATCACCGATACTTTAACGAACGACAAAGGAGAGCAGGTAAAGCTTGATCCTCCTACTGGCTGGGAACTGCCAGAAAAAGGATTCGATGTGGAAGATCCTGGCTACCTGGCACCTGCCGAAGATGGATCTGGTGTTCAAATCAAGGTAAATCCTGATTCAAAAAGACTTCAACTTCTGGAGCCATTTGCGCCGTGGGATGGGAAGAACATCACCGGAGCGAAGCTTTTGATTAAGGCCAAAGGGAAATGTACTACTGATCACATCTCTATGGCAGGTCCATGGTTGAGGTTCAGAGGTCATTTGGATAATATCGCCAACAATACTCTGACGGGTGCGGTGAACGCATTCAACGACGAAACAGATAAGGTGAAGAGCCAGCTGGATGGTACTTACGCGGGTGTGCCCGACACACAGAGAGCCTATAAGGCGGCAGGTGTACCAACGATTGTTGTGGGGGATCATAACTATGGAGAAGGTTCATCCAGAGAGCATGCGGCTATGCAGCCAAGACATTTGGGGGTGAAAGCTGTATTGGTGAAGTCTTTTGCACGTATTCATGAGACTAACCTTAAAAAGCAAGGGATGCTGGCTTTGACCTTTGCGAATGAGGCAGACTATGACAGAATTCAGGAAGCGGATACTTTTGATTTTGTGGATCTGACTGAGTTTGCACCAGGAAAACAGTTGACCATAGTAGCAAAGCATGAGGATGGTTCTTCGGATACCATTAAGGTGAATCATACTTATAATGCAGGGCAAATCGGCTGGTTCAAGGCTGGATCGGCACTAAACCTGATCAAATTACAAAACAACTCCTGA
- the acnA gene encoding aconitate hydratase AcnA, translating into MTQDIFGIQRELSTPLGKHKYFSLKALSEKRSEVKSLPYAIRILLENAIRNYDNFSVTEAHLESLLGWQKTAGKDDIPYSPARVLMQDFTGVPAVVDIASIRSEVARKGKDTEKTNPVVPADMVIDHSVMVEYFGTQSSYRKNVDLEYQRNDERYKLLKWAQKAFTNFGVVPPGMGICHQVNLEYLAKGVIERDGYLFPDTLVGTDSHTPMVNGIGVLGWGVGGIEAEAAMLGQPIYMILPEVIGLKLTGKMREGATSTDLVLTVTRLLRDYGVVGKIVEIFGPGLEHLTVPDRATISNMSPEFGCTDTHWPIDDQTLAYMLKTNRSEAHVEMVKAYAQENMLWRNPQDDIQYTDQIELDLGTVEPTISGPKRPQDKILLKNAKSQIIDLLKESHSRTYIPVMERSGNWANEGGTTAEPVTVSSGIRSVPLKKDDISYNLSDGAVVIAAITSCTNTSNPSVMIGAGLVAKKAIERGLNVKPWVKTSLAPGSRVVTDYLTKAQLLPYLEGLKFHTVGYGCTTCIGNSGDMIPEVQKAVIENDLVVCSALSGNRNFEARIHPNVKMNFLASPMLVVAYAIAGRMDFDMNNEPLGTDPNGQEVYLRDIWPSQQEINEIMDVVVTPEDYKRTYETIFDGDEAWTKLKAPVGNIYEWDEQSTYIQEAPFFKNISEEVPTPQDISGARVLLQLGDMVTTDHISPAGKFLPEHPAGLYLTQHGVSPKDFNSYGSRRGNHEVMMRGTFANVRIRNKLATKEGGWTIYHPTGEEMTVFDAAMKYQKTDTPLIVIGGKEYGSGSSRDWAAKGTTLLGVKAVITESYERIHRSNLVGMGVLPLQFMEGETQDTLGLKGDETFDIHGISTDLTPGKIVDITASNPQGDVVKFQAKLRLDSGVDVEYYKHGGILNYVLRHFLKG; encoded by the coding sequence ATGACTCAAGATATTTTTGGAATCCAAAGAGAGCTTTCCACCCCACTTGGCAAGCACAAGTACTTTTCTCTAAAGGCCCTTTCGGAGAAAAGAAGTGAGGTAAAATCACTTCCATATGCCATTCGGATCTTACTGGAAAATGCCATTCGAAACTATGATAACTTTTCTGTGACCGAAGCACACCTGGAGTCCCTACTCGGATGGCAAAAAACTGCGGGTAAAGATGATATCCCTTATTCCCCTGCGAGGGTATTGATGCAGGATTTCACAGGAGTCCCGGCAGTAGTAGATATAGCATCCATACGCTCTGAGGTAGCAAGAAAGGGTAAAGACACTGAGAAGACCAACCCTGTGGTCCCGGCTGATATGGTCATCGATCACTCTGTGATGGTGGAGTATTTTGGCACTCAGAGCTCCTACCGGAAAAATGTGGATCTGGAATACCAACGTAACGATGAGCGATATAAGCTTCTGAAATGGGCGCAAAAAGCCTTCACGAATTTTGGTGTGGTCCCTCCGGGCATGGGTATATGTCATCAGGTAAATCTGGAATACCTGGCAAAGGGAGTGATCGAGCGAGATGGGTACCTGTTTCCTGACACCCTGGTAGGAACTGACTCACATACCCCGATGGTCAATGGCATTGGTGTACTTGGCTGGGGTGTTGGTGGTATCGAAGCTGAAGCTGCCATGTTGGGTCAGCCTATTTACATGATTTTACCAGAAGTCATCGGACTGAAACTCACCGGCAAGATGCGTGAAGGAGCGACTTCCACAGATCTGGTACTCACCGTCACCCGGTTGCTGAGAGATTACGGAGTAGTTGGAAAAATAGTAGAAATCTTCGGGCCTGGCCTGGAGCACCTGACCGTACCTGACCGGGCTACCATCAGCAATATGTCGCCGGAGTTTGGCTGCACCGATACCCATTGGCCAATCGACGATCAGACCCTGGCCTATATGCTGAAAACCAATCGATCCGAAGCGCATGTGGAAATGGTGAAAGCCTACGCACAAGAAAACATGCTTTGGAGAAATCCACAGGATGACATTCAATACACCGACCAGATTGAGCTCGATCTTGGCACTGTGGAGCCTACCATATCTGGCCCAAAAAGACCACAGGACAAGATATTACTAAAGAATGCCAAATCACAGATCATAGACCTGCTGAAGGAATCTCACAGTCGTACCTATATCCCTGTGATGGAACGCTCCGGCAACTGGGCCAATGAAGGGGGCACTACCGCCGAGCCGGTCACTGTGTCATCGGGCATACGCAGTGTCCCTTTGAAAAAGGATGACATCAGTTATAACCTATCAGATGGAGCGGTAGTAATTGCTGCCATCACTTCTTGTACCAACACATCAAATCCAAGTGTGATGATCGGTGCTGGCTTGGTGGCCAAGAAAGCTATTGAACGTGGCCTGAATGTGAAACCATGGGTAAAAACATCTTTGGCACCTGGCTCAAGAGTAGTCACTGACTACCTCACCAAGGCACAACTTCTACCCTACCTGGAGGGGCTCAAGTTTCATACTGTAGGCTATGGCTGTACCACCTGTATAGGTAACTCAGGGGATATGATCCCGGAAGTTCAGAAAGCTGTCATAGAAAACGATCTGGTGGTGTGTTCTGCACTCTCAGGAAATAGAAATTTCGAAGCGCGCATTCATCCCAACGTCAAAATGAATTTTTTGGCCTCCCCAATGCTTGTCGTAGCTTATGCCATTGCCGGCAGGATGGATTTCGACATGAACAATGAACCCTTAGGTACAGACCCCAATGGACAAGAGGTCTATCTGCGGGACATCTGGCCATCTCAGCAGGAGATCAATGAAATCATGGATGTGGTGGTAACTCCTGAGGATTACAAGCGAACTTATGAAACCATCTTCGATGGAGATGAAGCCTGGACGAAACTAAAGGCTCCGGTAGGCAATATCTATGAATGGGACGAACAATCAACCTACATTCAGGAAGCACCATTTTTCAAAAACATCTCTGAAGAGGTCCCTACACCACAGGATATTTCAGGGGCACGGGTGTTACTCCAACTGGGAGACATGGTCACCACAGATCACATTTCTCCGGCAGGTAAGTTCTTACCCGAGCATCCCGCCGGCCTCTACCTGACGCAACATGGGGTCTCCCCAAAAGATTTCAATTCATATGGGTCGAGAAGAGGAAATCACGAAGTGATGATGCGAGGCACCTTTGCCAATGTGCGAATTAGAAATAAACTTGCCACGAAAGAAGGTGGCTGGACCATCTACCATCCCACGGGAGAGGAAATGACGGTATTCGATGCGGCCATGAAATATCAAAAAACGGACACTCCCCTGATTGTGATAGGAGGTAAAGAATATGGTTCGGGATCATCCAGAGACTGGGCCGCTAAAGGAACAACCCTTCTCGGGGTAAAGGCAGTCATCACTGAAAGTTATGAACGCATCCACCGATCGAACCTGGTGGGAATGGGGGTACTGCCGCTTCAGTTTATGGAGGGTGAAACACAGGACACGCTGGGCCTGAAGGGAGATGAGACCTTCGATATCCATGGGATCTCCACGGACCTCACTCCCGGAAAGATTGTTGACATCACTGCATCAAACCCGCAAGGTGATGTGGTAAAATTCCAAGCCAAACTACGGCTGGACTCTGGTGTGGATGTCGAGTATTATAAACACGGCGGCATTCTTAACTACGTACTTCGTCATTTCCTGAAAGGGTAA